The following are encoded in a window of Paenibacillaceae bacterium GAS479 genomic DNA:
- a CDS encoding Uncharacterized membrane protein YcaP, DUF421 family — protein MAYTEILMRSILTVALLLLIPRILGKQTVTNMTFHDFVATITLGSIAANLTFNISLKFTYELMALVLITSLSFLLSIAALKSRKMRSWISGSPTVLIEGGKVLEDNMGKIRYTMDSLDQSLRQEGVFNLEEVEYAVLENNGKVSILKKEGYQLATKQDIGLVGRAQTFPIELIMDGEIVDDNLDRHGLTRKWLEHELSQRGKKLSDVFYAVRGTQQQLVFDYYKDDIHNPMDKE, from the coding sequence ATGGCCTACACAGAAATATTAATGCGTTCGATATTAACCGTTGCATTACTGCTGCTCATTCCTAGAATACTCGGCAAACAGACGGTCACCAATATGACCTTCCATGATTTTGTGGCGACCATTACTCTGGGATCCATAGCGGCAAATCTAACGTTTAATATCAGTTTGAAATTTACTTATGAACTCATGGCTCTTGTCTTGATTACAAGCCTTTCTTTTTTGCTGTCTATTGCCGCTTTGAAAAGCCGTAAAATGAGAAGCTGGATCTCGGGCTCTCCGACGGTACTTATCGAAGGCGGAAAAGTTCTTGAAGATAATATGGGAAAAATTCGATATACAATGGATTCGCTGGACCAGTCCTTACGGCAAGAAGGGGTATTTAATTTAGAAGAAGTGGAGTATGCCGTTTTGGAAAATAACGGAAAGGTATCCATCCTAAAAAAAGAAGGCTACCAGTTGGCCACAAAGCAGGATATCGGCCTTGTTGGACGAGCTCAGACTTTTCCCATAGAGCTAATTATGGATGGTGAAATTGTAGATGATAATCTGGATCGACATGGACTGACTCGCAAATGGCTTGAGCATGAGCTAAGTCAGCGGGGGAAAAAGCTGTCTGATGTGTTCTATGCGGTAAGAGGTACGCAGCAGCAGCTCGTGTTTGATTACTATAAAGATGATATTCATAATCCAATGGATAAGGAATAA
- a CDS encoding Uncharacterized membrane protein, whose protein sequence is MDRIVQFLTLFSSLGAGLMAGLFFTFSAFMMSVLAKLPSAQGIATMQSINISILTPLFGFIFSGTALACVILAIYSFIKWGGAGMGYLLTGSLLYLIGCVLVTAVFNIPLNDSLAAANPNNAEGVELWNRYVVSWTAWNHVRTFLTLASLASFVLAFRKLF, encoded by the coding sequence ATGGATCGAATTGTTCAATTTTTAACGTTATTTTCTTCGTTAGGCGCCGGTTTGATGGCCGGACTTTTCTTTACCTTCTCGGCGTTCATGATGAGTGTTCTCGCCAAGCTGCCTTCAGCGCAAGGAATCGCCACGATGCAATCGATTAATATTTCTATACTGACTCCATTGTTTGGCTTCATATTTTCCGGGACGGCATTGGCTTGCGTCATTCTGGCAATTTACTCCTTCATCAAGTGGGGAGGAGCAGGAATGGGTTATCTGCTTACGGGCAGCCTGCTTTATTTGATCGGTTGTGTTCTGGTAACAGCTGTGTTCAATATTCCATTGAACGACTCATTGGCAGCAGCCAACCCTAATAATGCCGAAGGAGTCGAGCTTTGGAATCGTTATGTCGTTAGTTGGACGGCGTGGAACCATGTTCGGACCTTTTTGACTCTGGCGTCACTGGCTTCATTTGTTCTCGCGTTCCGCAAGTTGTTTTAA
- a CDS encoding ADP-ribose pyrophosphatase YjhB, NUDIX family — MEVNFCSACGKPMETRDIDGTERKACTSCSFVHWGNYSIGVGALVEREGKLLLVRRAQEPGRGFWTNPGGYAEQLEQLHETVRREVIEETGIEAVVTGVAALRDEPRLIHNLYVAYSMEYVAGEPVPDGLEVDAAGFFSREEMESMNVASFTRWLADVALSSHSEGLRLDDNPIVPLNGIGLFRVVKDAEERNFFS, encoded by the coding sequence ATGGAAGTCAACTTTTGTTCCGCTTGCGGCAAGCCGATGGAAACGCGGGATATTGACGGCACAGAGAGAAAAGCCTGCACCTCCTGCAGCTTTGTGCACTGGGGCAATTATAGCATTGGCGTTGGCGCTCTGGTCGAGAGAGAGGGCAAGCTGCTGCTTGTGCGCCGAGCACAGGAGCCTGGGCGGGGTTTTTGGACGAATCCAGGAGGATACGCGGAACAGCTTGAGCAGTTGCATGAAACAGTACGCCGTGAAGTTATCGAGGAAACGGGTATTGAAGCTGTTGTCACCGGCGTCGCAGCACTGCGAGACGAGCCACGTTTAATCCATAACTTATATGTCGCATACTCCATGGAGTATGTGGCAGGCGAGCCGGTTCCAGACGGACTGGAAGTGGATGCGGCAGGCTTCTTCAGCAGGGAGGAGATGGAATCGATGAACGTAGCTTCTTTCACTCGCTGGCTCGCTGACGTTGCTTTGAGCAGCCATTCGGAGGGGCTTCGATTAGACGATAATCCAATCGTTCCTTTGAATGGAATCGGGCTATTTCGCGTAGTGAAGGACGCAGAAGAACGGAATTTTTTTAGTTGA
- a CDS encoding DNA-binding transcriptional regulator, MarR family encodes MLDTYLKECLYFSVNRLGRIITRMAEDEFAASGLSPTSAFLMMSVFEKEGISQKELGEILHLQPSTVTRLIEKLILKGLITSRVEGRLSLISATERGKALEERINACWMNLRKRYATVLGDKEGDELSIHLCEVSDRLEHIE; translated from the coding sequence ATGCTGGATACTTATTTGAAGGAATGTTTGTATTTTTCGGTAAATAGACTAGGTAGAATTATTACCCGAATGGCTGAAGATGAGTTTGCTGCAAGCGGTTTGTCGCCGACATCGGCTTTTTTAATGATGTCTGTCTTCGAAAAGGAAGGGATTTCGCAAAAGGAGCTAGGAGAAATTCTCCATCTTCAACCTTCAACGGTAACAAGGCTGATTGAAAAGCTTATCCTCAAAGGGCTGATCACGAGCCGTGTCGAGGGGCGATTATCGCTTATTTCCGCTACGGAAAGAGGCAAGGCGTTGGAGGAGAGGATCAACGCATGCTGGATGAATCTTCGTAAACGATATGCCACCGTATTGGGTGACAAGGAAGGCGATGAATTATCGATTCATCTTTGTGAGGTAAGTGACCGGCTTGAACATATAGAATGA
- a CDS encoding carbohydrate ABC transporter membrane protein 1, CUT1 family has translation MYKKFIGQLEIQSMVWPGIVFLLIFSYFPMYGILIAFKDYDILQGITSSDWVGLEHFREFFNDPNFMQVLQNTLTINMLALAIAFPAPIIFALLLNEITNNKFRRLVQSISYLPHFVSWVIFGGLIINILSPSNGILNEILLTIGVIKEPLNFMSEPQYFKYILVLGETLKGLGWGAIIYIAAIAGVDAELYEAAKIDGAGRFQKMWHITLPSIMGTIVIMLIFAISSLLNSGFEQILVLQNVLNRESSETIDTYVYKLGFESMRYSYSTAVGLAKSIIAVILLLAANHVSKRITNKGLF, from the coding sequence ATGTACAAAAAATTTATAGGGCAGTTAGAAATTCAAAGCATGGTGTGGCCGGGAATTGTTTTTTTGCTTATCTTCTCCTACTTTCCTATGTACGGTATTCTGATTGCCTTTAAAGATTACGACATTTTGCAAGGCATAACGAGCTCGGATTGGGTTGGTTTGGAGCATTTCAGGGAGTTTTTCAACGACCCCAACTTTATGCAAGTATTACAAAACACGCTGACGATCAATATGCTTGCATTGGCCATAGCTTTCCCGGCTCCGATTATTTTCGCCTTGTTGTTGAACGAGATAACAAACAACAAGTTTAGAAGACTTGTTCAATCGATTTCGTATTTGCCGCATTTTGTATCCTGGGTTATTTTTGGCGGATTAATTATTAACATTCTTTCTCCCTCGAACGGTATTCTTAACGAAATCCTCCTTACGATCGGCGTGATAAAGGAACCCCTGAATTTCATGTCAGAGCCGCAATATTTCAAATACATTCTTGTCCTCGGCGAAACGCTTAAGGGGCTGGGATGGGGAGCAATCATTTATATCGCCGCTATAGCAGGCGTAGACGCCGAACTATATGAAGCCGCCAAAATAGACGGCGCGGGTCGATTCCAGAAGATGTGGCATATTACGCTGCCAAGCATAATGGGGACAATCGTCATCATGCTCATCTTTGCAATCAGTTCCCTGCTGAATAGCGGGTTCGAGCAAATTCTCGTGCTGCAAAATGTGCTGAACAGGGAATCAAGCGAAACGATTGATACTTATGTATATAAGCTTGGTTTCGAATCGATGAGATACTCCTATTCAACGGCTGTCGGACTCGCCAAATCGATTATTGCCGTCATTCTTTTGTTAGCTGCCAACCATGTCTCCAAAAGAATTACGAATAAAGGTTTGTTCTAA
- a CDS encoding GIY-YIG catalytic domain-containing protein: MITITIPKLEVSITKQKNPEGSHIFGFTDFHLITREKGGIFMFYNAKDELLFVGKARKLRPRIKKHFEDSVSPMKKHRDEVAKIEVYIVDDPMERDIYETYVINRMKSKYNIDKQFSF, from the coding sequence TTGATAACAATCACTATTCCGAAACTGGAAGTGAGCATTACTAAACAGAAGAACCCCGAAGGAAGCCATATTTTCGGGTTTACCGATTTCCACCTGATTACGAGAGAAAAAGGTGGCATTTTTATGTTTTACAATGCCAAGGACGAGCTGTTGTTTGTCGGCAAGGCAAGAAAGCTGCGCCCAAGAATCAAAAAGCATTTCGAGGATTCTGTATCACCGATGAAAAAACACCGCGATGAAGTGGCAAAAATCGAGGTTTACATCGTAGACGATCCGATGGAACGTGATATCTATGAAACTTACGTCATTAATCGGATGAAATCAAAGTATAATATCGACAAACAGTTTTCTTTTTAA
- a CDS encoding Glycosyltransferase, GT2 family has protein sequence MFGNKTYFDGFTWNMFPKANQISNTFTYEFWVKAEEEQLLDAERSLGNDGLIGKRYLVGPNFYPYGAAGCGISVGTNGISVYEHSVNHIPARLVYPYDFSSWQHVAIVSDNRKLRLYINGQHRKDEGADCVVDHLFPSLCLGGHQYGAFKGEVSEFRLWSTTRTEAELKANMRRKLNGMEKGIYFYRDVERGIVVQNEVVKNIAVSMIMPSHNRCPLNYFSLLCLDKQQFPLDQMEVVFLDDNSSDATATLYELINPGYSFIYVQSRKNMGRSKIRNMGARIAAGSTFIFIDAEMICSPDFVGNHVEHHLSGDRKVISGALKLKRIFTIIDPEFSLQQIDQLKECYSNHPVAGKLIDRFIEGDRTEVQLLPFDMMFDSTHLKKWNYSTPFYENILMNYGDKFENFHFPWMNLITNNASMTRRLFEEIGGFDENFLGFGWEDWELGYRAAQNGAIFIHDDSVINFHQDHSIPSDNISQARQNYLKFCEKYPEDKAVKLLALTMLPGPDPFNDLSEYLTEYNRLKAQYPQRFKAFYKYVDLAINLLPQRLLADDKEFTMDKFISKEEKAAVQKEVSIIRKMSTSPKLIELYKRLSK, from the coding sequence ATGTTCGGCAACAAGACGTATTTTGATGGATTTACCTGGAACATGTTCCCCAAGGCAAACCAGATTAGTAACACGTTTACGTATGAATTTTGGGTGAAAGCGGAAGAGGAGCAACTTCTGGATGCGGAAAGAAGCCTTGGGAACGATGGTTTAATCGGGAAAAGGTATTTGGTCGGGCCGAATTTTTATCCTTATGGTGCCGCTGGCTGCGGCATTTCAGTAGGAACAAATGGGATTTCGGTCTACGAGCATTCCGTTAATCATATTCCGGCAAGGCTTGTTTATCCTTATGATTTCTCGAGCTGGCAGCATGTGGCGATCGTTTCGGACAATCGGAAACTTCGTCTCTATATTAACGGACAACATAGAAAGGATGAAGGCGCCGATTGCGTCGTTGATCATCTTTTTCCGTCTCTTTGCCTTGGAGGGCACCAATACGGAGCTTTCAAAGGAGAAGTTAGCGAGTTCCGCTTATGGTCCACCACTCGGACGGAAGCTGAGCTGAAAGCGAATATGCGTAGGAAGTTGAATGGGATGGAAAAGGGGATTTATTTTTATCGCGATGTAGAAAGAGGCATTGTGGTACAAAATGAGGTCGTTAAAAATATCGCCGTTAGCATGATCATGCCTTCCCATAACCGCTGTCCATTAAACTACTTCTCTCTTCTTTGTTTAGATAAACAACAATTTCCGCTCGATCAAATGGAAGTTGTTTTTTTGGACGACAATTCATCCGATGCAACTGCAACTCTGTATGAGTTGATAAATCCGGGTTATTCATTCATTTATGTACAATCGCGTAAGAACATGGGGCGATCCAAAATTCGTAATATGGGTGCGCGAATTGCTGCAGGCTCCACATTTATATTTATAGATGCTGAAATGATATGCTCTCCTGATTTTGTAGGTAACCACGTCGAGCATCACTTGTCAGGGGATCGCAAGGTTATTTCGGGAGCCTTAAAGTTGAAGCGTATTTTTACCATCATTGATCCGGAATTTTCCTTACAGCAGATAGATCAGTTAAAAGAATGTTATTCTAACCATCCTGTTGCCGGTAAACTCATAGATCGATTTATAGAAGGTGATCGAACCGAAGTACAGCTTCTGCCTTTTGACATGATGTTTGATTCTACCCATCTGAAAAAATGGAACTACAGTACTCCTTTTTATGAGAACATTCTGATGAACTATGGAGATAAATTTGAAAATTTTCACTTTCCGTGGATGAATTTGATTACGAATAATGCTTCTATGACGAGAAGGCTTTTTGAGGAGATTGGCGGATTTGACGAGAACTTTTTGGGATTTGGCTGGGAGGATTGGGAACTTGGATACCGGGCCGCCCAAAATGGAGCGATATTTATTCACGATGATTCTGTAATTAATTTCCATCAGGACCATTCAATTCCTTCAGACAATATTTCTCAAGCCAGACAGAACTACCTGAAATTTTGTGAAAAATATCCTGAAGATAAGGCAGTCAAATTACTAGCGCTTACTATGCTGCCAGGACCGGATCCTTTTAACGATCTTAGTGAATATTTAACGGAGTATAACAGGCTTAAAGCCCAATATCCGCAGCGCTTTAAGGCATTTTATAAATATGTAGACTTGGCAATAAATCTGCTGCCTCAACGTTTACTTGCAGATGATAAGGAGTTTACTATGGATAAATTCATAAGCAAGGAAGAGAAAGCGGCTGTTCAAAAAGAGGTATCCATTATTCGCAAGATGTCCACTTCCCCGAAACTGATCGAGCTGTATAAGCGACTCTCCAAGTAG
- a CDS encoding radical SAM additional 4Fe4S-binding SPASM domain-containing protein, whose translation MKKFKKFYIEVTSVCNLACTFCPPTKREASFIKVDDFTKRLDEVRPHTDYIYLHVKGEPLLHPKIDQLLDLSHERGFKVNITTNGTLITKNKAKLLNKPALRQMNFSLHSFDGHIGSTNKEAYVTTIISFIKEALETTNILFSLRLWNLHTDNATNQERNRNRQVLEILEREFNLDYQIEEKFERGSGLKIAERVYLNQDHEFEWPDLNAEEDDGKGFCHGLRNQAAILANGTVVPCCLDGEGIINLGNINQKPFAEIIEGERANKLYDGFSRREAVEELCRKCGYRKRFGT comes from the coding sequence ATGAAGAAATTCAAAAAATTCTATATAGAAGTTACGAGTGTGTGCAACTTGGCTTGCACATTCTGCCCGCCAACCAAGCGGGAAGCCAGCTTTATCAAAGTTGATGATTTCACAAAAAGACTGGATGAAGTAAGACCGCATACCGATTATATTTACTTGCATGTCAAAGGTGAACCGCTGCTGCATCCCAAAATCGATCAACTGCTCGATCTGAGCCATGAGCGTGGTTTTAAAGTCAATATCACGACAAACGGTACGCTGATTACAAAAAATAAAGCCAAGCTGCTGAATAAACCTGCGCTTCGCCAGATGAATTTCTCGTTGCATAGCTTTGATGGCCATATCGGCTCCACCAACAAAGAAGCTTATGTGACCACGATTATTTCGTTCATTAAGGAAGCTTTGGAAACGACGAATATACTATTTTCTTTGAGATTATGGAATCTGCATACCGATAATGCCACAAACCAAGAAAGAAATCGAAATCGCCAGGTGCTTGAAATTTTAGAGCGTGAATTCAATCTCGATTACCAGATCGAAGAGAAATTCGAGCGCGGAAGCGGCCTCAAAATTGCCGAGCGTGTGTACTTGAATCAGGACCATGAATTTGAATGGCCGGATCTGAATGCCGAAGAGGATGACGGCAAAGGCTTCTGCCATGGGCTGCGTAATCAGGCCGCGATTCTCGCCAACGGCACTGTTGTGCCCTGCTGCCTGGATGGCGAAGGCATCATCAACTTGGGCAACATTAATCAGAAACCTTTTGCCGAAATTATTGAAGGTGAACGTGCGAATAAGTTGTATGACGGATTCTCACGCAGAGAAGCCGTTGAAGAATTATGCCGTAAATGTGGGTACCGCAAACGGTTTGGCACTTAG